In Nitratireductor mangrovi, the genomic window ATCCTGCGGCTGCTGCTCGAACTGCAGGAAGAAGAACAGGTCGCCTATCTGTTCATCACCCACGACCTCGCCACGGTGAAGTCGATCGCCGACGCCATCGCCGTCATGTATCGCGGCGCCGTGGTGCGTTACGGCCCCAAGAGCGAGGTGCTGGCGCCGCCCTTCGACGACTATACCGACCTGCTGCTGTCGTCGGTGCCGGAGATGGAGATCGGCTGGCTGGAAAAGGCAATCGCCGGACGCAAGATGGAAAGCGCCGGGAACTGAGGCCTCACCGCGTCACGCCATGCCCCTCTCCTCAAAACTCCTTCTGATCGTCCTTGACGGCGTACCGTGGCGCAATTGGCGCCGGCTGTTCGGCAACCTCGAAGGCTGGGTGCAGTCGGGCGAGGCGCGGGTGTGGAAAATGCGGTCGGTGCTGCCGTCGACATCGGCCTGCTGCTACGCCTCGATCCATACCGGCGTGCCGCCGCAGATCCACGGCATCCTCTCCAACGAGGTGCGCTTCCGCGTCGCCCAGCCCGACATCTTCTCCGAGGTGACGAAGGCCGGCGGTCGGACAGGCGCGGTAACGCACTCCTACTGGTCGGAATTCTTCAACCGCCATCCCTTCGATTTCGTGCGCGACATCGAATATGACGAACCGGGCGGGCCGATCAGCCATGGCCGCTTCCACACCATGACCGGCTACGGCCACGACAACCAGATGACGCCGTCGGATGTCGACCTGTTCGCCACGCTCACCATGCTTTGCGCCCGCCACGGCATCGACTACGGCATCCTGCACACCTGTACGCTGGATTCGATGGGGCACCGCTTCGGCCATGACAACACGCCGATGGACCACGCCTGCGCGGTGATGGACGGTATGCTGGCGGCTTTCCTGCCGAAATGGCGGGAGGCCGGCTACGAGGTCTTTGTGACCGCCGATCACGGCCAGACCGACCGCGGCCATCATGGCGGCCGCGAGGACCTGCAACAGGATTTCGCGCTTTATTATTTCGGGCCGGCGAAGGGGCCCAAGGACGATACGCTTCTCGACCAGCTCCAGCTGGCGCCGACCATCCTCAACCGCCTCGGCGTGCCGGTGCCTGATACGATGAAGGCGAAGCCCTTCCTGGCATAGGCAGTTCGCTCACCCGGGAAACGCTACAGCCGTTTCGCGAAATAGCGCACCTTCTTTTCACCGCCATGAAGGGCGGCCGAGCCGACCTGCTCGAAGTCCATCGCGGCGTGGAAGGCGTCGGAGGCGGGATTGGGCGGCTCCGCATTGACCTCGCAGGTGACGACCGTGTGGCCCGCCTGCGCGGCCTTCTCGAACAGGTCGAGATAGAGCGCACGGGCATGGCCGCGGCCGCGCGCCGCCGGATCGACCACGACCCTGTCGACATAGACGAACCGCGGATAGCGCTCGCGGAACCAGGCGAAGTTGGGGCTGTCATAGTCGGCGTCCTGGTCGAAAGCCATCAGGAAGGCCTCCGCCTCTCCGACCCGGCGTGCATGGAAGGCCTCGCCGACCAGCGCCGCCAAGCGTTGCGGCTCCAGCCAGGAAAGCTCGACCGCATGGCGATTGTTGAGATCGAGGATGCCGGCTTGGGCATCAGGCGTGACGGGTTCGATCACGTGGTCATGGCCGAGGTCTAATACGGCCACTCGCCCTTTCCAAGCGCCTTCACCGCGTCGACGATGCGGGTGAAGCTGTCGCGCGCCCGGCCCACCGTGTGTCTGCCGCGCAGATAACCGTGCACCAGCCCCTCTTCCTCGCGCCAGTGGGCCTTGCCGCCGGCGGCGAGGATGGCATCGCGATACGCCTCTCCGTCCGAGGAAAGCGGATCGCATTCGGCGGTGATGACCACGGTCGGCGCCAGGCCGGAAAAGTCGGTGTCGGCCAGTGGCGCATAGGTCGGATCGGCCGCCAGATCGGCCCCGCCGGCGCGGCGGTTGCCGTAGAACTGCAGGTCGCGCATGGCCAGCATCGGCGCTTCGGCGTGGGTGACGTAGGAGCCCCTGGTGACGTCGCCGCCGAGCCCCGGATAGATCAGCACCTGGCCTATCGGGGCGCGCGGATGTCCACGCGTCGCATGGGCGACCGCTGCGGCAAGGTTGCCGCCGGCCGAATCCCCGCACAAGAGGATCGGCCGGTCATCGGAACCCGCCGCCCATTCGAAGGCGCTCATGGCATCGTCGAAGGCGGCCGGATGCACATGCTCCGGCACCAGCCGGTAGTCGACCGCGACCACCTCGTAGCCGGTGCGCCCGTTAAGCTCTGCGCAGACATCGTCATGGCTTTCCAGCCCGCCGAGGATGAAACCGCCGCCATGGTAATAAAGCACAAGCGCCGAGCGATCCGGGTCGGCACGGCGATAGGTGCGGATCGGGATCGCGTGATCTGCGGTCTCGATCGCGCCCGTCTTGGCGCTGACCGCGTCGGGATAGCCGGAGTGGAATTCGCGGCACATGCGGTCGTAGAGCGCGCGCTGCTGGTCGATCGTGTAGTCGATGGTGTCGGGCGGATAGAACGAATTCGTCCGCTCGATGAAAGCCCAGGTCTCGGCGTCGATGAGTCTTGAATAGTCGGTCATTTGCCCTTCCAGACCGGATCGCGCTTTTCGGCGAAGGCGCGAAAACCTTCCATATTGTCGTCCGAAGCGTAGAGCGTGTCGACGGTCGGGAACTTGCGCTTGGTGATCCAGTTCATCGCGTCCTGGAACCCCATCGCCTCCGCCTCGCGCGCCACCTCCTTGATCGCGGCGAAGACCAGCGGCGGGCCGGAGGCGAGCAGCCGGGCGACCTCCCAGACCCGCTCTTCCAGGCGATCGGCGGGCAGCACCTCGTTGACGAGCCCCCAGCGATGCGCCTCGGCGACGTCCATCCAGCGGCCGGTGAGGAGCAGGTCCATCGCGACATGATAGGGCATGCGCTTGGGCAGCTTGATCGTCGCGGCATCGGCGAGCGTGCCGGCCCTGATCTCGGGCAGCGCGAATGAGGAATGTTCGGAGGCGTAGATCAGGTCGCAGGAAAGCGCCAGCTCGAAGCCGCCGCCCACCGCCATGCCGTTGACGCAGGCAATGACCGGCTTGTTCATGCCGATCAGTTCCTGCAGACCGCCGAACCCGCCGACGCCGTAGTCGCCGTCGACCGCGTCGCCGGACGCGGCCGCCTTCAGGTCCCAGCCGGCCGAGAAAAACTTCTCGCCCGCCGTCCTGACGATCGCGACGCGCAGGTCGGGATCGTCGCGAAAGTCTCGGAACGTCTCG contains:
- a CDS encoding GNAT family N-acetyltransferase translates to MIEPVTPDAQAGILDLNNRHAVELSWLEPQRLAALVGEAFHARRVGEAEAFLMAFDQDADYDSPNFAWFRERYPRFVYVDRVVVDPAARGRGHARALYLDLFEKAAQAGHTVVTCEVNAEPPNPASDAFHAAMDFEQVGSAALHGGEKKVRYFAKRL
- a CDS encoding carnitinyl-CoA dehydratase is translated as MSVITTRREGAILEVTLDRPKANAIDLATSRLMGETFRDFRDDPDLRVAIVRTAGEKFFSAGWDLKAAASGDAVDGDYGVGGFGGLQELIGMNKPVIACVNGMAVGGGFELALSCDLIYASEHSSFALPEIRAGTLADAATIKLPKRMPYHVAMDLLLTGRWMDVAEAHRWGLVNEVLPADRLEERVWEVARLLASGPPLVFAAIKEVAREAEAMGFQDAMNWITKRKFPTVDTLYASDDNMEGFRAFAEKRDPVWKGK
- a CDS encoding alpha/beta hydrolase; the protein is MTDYSRLIDAETWAFIERTNSFYPPDTIDYTIDQQRALYDRMCREFHSGYPDAVSAKTGAIETADHAIPIRTYRRADPDRSALVLYYHGGGFILGGLESHDDVCAELNGRTGYEVVAVDYRLVPEHVHPAAFDDAMSAFEWAAGSDDRPILLCGDSAGGNLAAAVAHATRGHPRAPIGQVLIYPGLGGDVTRGSYVTHAEAPMLAMRDLQFYGNRRAGGADLAADPTYAPLADTDFSGLAPTVVITAECDPLSSDGEAYRDAILAAGGKAHWREEEGLVHGYLRGRHTVGRARDSFTRIVDAVKALGKGEWPY
- a CDS encoding alkaline phosphatase family protein → MPLSSKLLLIVLDGVPWRNWRRLFGNLEGWVQSGEARVWKMRSVLPSTSACCYASIHTGVPPQIHGILSNEVRFRVAQPDIFSEVTKAGGRTGAVTHSYWSEFFNRHPFDFVRDIEYDEPGGPISHGRFHTMTGYGHDNQMTPSDVDLFATLTMLCARHGIDYGILHTCTLDSMGHRFGHDNTPMDHACAVMDGMLAAFLPKWREAGYEVFVTADHGQTDRGHHGGREDLQQDFALYYFGPAKGPKDDTLLDQLQLAPTILNRLGVPVPDTMKAKPFLA